In the Bos javanicus breed banteng chromosome 4, ARS-OSU_banteng_1.0, whole genome shotgun sequence genome, ACTCTGTCAGGCTGGGAAGGCAGTAGATCAggggtgtgtatttgtgtgtctatgtgtagagGGGTTGCAGGTGGGGTTGTGGggaatatctattctttttttgttttaattgtgtcTTTTAATAAAAGCTCCAACTCATATGTGAACACAGGTAGttaaagcacagcacagcatgcttGTAAGTTTAAATTCCTGCAGACTTTATTAGAATCACAAGGAGGGCCGctacttaaaagcttttttccctttaagaccACCTTTGATCTTTAGAGTATACTTTGGCCAGGCAGGGGAGAGGAAATGTCTAGAGCCCAACAGATTTCTCATTAGCCCAACTTTCTTACCagcttatttccattttacagccCTAGAAAGCTTAAAGGTGTTCCATGACACATTCATCATCTCTTGAGGCCTAAGGCCCAGACCACTCGATAGCAGTTATCATAAAAGGAGCGCTTAAGGAACATACTTATCAGATTAGGAGTAAGAGTTAGTGCAGTAGTTTCTCTGCTGTGCCTCTCTCAACACGCACTTCTGAGTAGTATTCTCCCATGCACGACAGGAGCAGGATGGGCAAGAATGAAACGCAAGAGTGCTGAATAGGCTAGTCTGTTACATCCGGCAGAAACTTCAAAGAATCACCCCCACCAGCCTTCCCAAGATCAACTAAAGAGGCCATCTTCAACTCTAGATTATTTGAACAAACGGTAATTAACGCACCCTTCTCCAAAAGACTTCTTTCTTTAAAGGAATGgattttggagagaaaaaaaacatgGGCAGAGAGGTATGgagtagaaaataaatacaaatgtaagCCGTCTTGCTAAATGCTTTAAAACCGCAACAAACCAGTACAGAGAATGCCCCGTACAAAACCCAATAAGGGTTCAAAGACGGAGGTGTTCCCTTAGGTAGGGCTGAAGACTTCAGTCTCTGGTATTTGGACTTCAGGCTGCAGTCCTGGTTTTTGGATGGATCACCGGGTGTGTGGCACAGTCCATACTTTTAACCAGATTTGAATAGGAGATTGGCCACTTGGCCCAGGTAGAAGCAGATGAAGTCTTTGGTTTCATATGTCACATAACTACAGAAGTTCCTCCCCACGATGCAGTGCCAAACGGGGTTGTACTTCTTGTCAGACTCCTTGATGTGGGTCGTGATGTCCTTCTCTGTATTATACTTCTCCAGTGCCTGAGTAGCACACTCCACTGAGTCCCGTTGCATCTCCTCTGTCATATCAGCATTCTTGATCACAGCCTGTCAGTTACACGTGGTCACCAAGGATCAGGGGCTGGCCTTGGTCTCCTGGGGAAGGCGCTGGCTAGGCTCACACCTGCATAGAGAGGCGGTCACTACCAAGGCCACGAAGCATCTAAATTTCTATTCTTGATTTAGACAGAAGGCACAGATCCGTGAGACTGTGGACCATGGGCCACTAGGAGGCACTGTGGGCCCATGGTAAGCAGGGTGTGCTGGAGGGGTTGAGAGTCACCCTGGAGAGGGCAGCTTAGGGGAATCTTGGCTACATGCTGCATCAGGGAgcaggtttgagttccctgagtggtCCAGACACATGGACCCAGCACAGACTCCTCACTGCACAGGGGAGTGGGGACTTGCCTGGAACCTCAGGATGTGCCCAGGGGGCCATGTCCTGGAGTAGCATGGGGAGTGGAGGGTGAGGGATTAGTGTGGCTGGTGAGGGCTGGGTGATGAGTGTCAGGCagggacagaaagagaagaaaaaggcatgtTGTGGGCATATGGGGACATGGGGACAGTGATCACCTCACACCCACCCTTTGCTGAAGGGCTAtgcaggacagggaagggcaTAGAGGAGTCCACCATGGATCCTGCCAAGGGGTCCAGTGGATCAGGAAACAGCCTGCAGAGACACAGGGCAGTGACGTCATAGGCAAACGCGCCAatcagggaagcaggagggtcAGCACTGTAGACCACTCACCCCAGGAGTCTCACCTCCTGCCAGCAGTGGTCCTGGGTTCCTGATGCTGCcatgggctccaggctcctctgctgtgtgactctctgcctcctgggagcAGGTGAGTCCTGGACACAGTATGGGAGCTTCTGAGATGTCTTTGCCTCCCTGAGATAGAAGCCTGGCAATGAGGGCTGCAGCAGGAGGCTTCCCCTGTGCTCTGCCCTCAGCTTCCTTGTCTCTTCCCAACAGGCCTGGTGGATTCTGGAGTCACCCAGACCCCCAAATACCTGATCAAATCAAGAAAGCAGCAAGCGACTCTGAGATGTTCCCCTCACTCTGGACACTTCTCTGTGTACTGGTACCAAcaggccctgggccagggccCACAGTTCCTCGTTCAGTATTACAACCAGAAAGTGAGGGGAGAAGCTCACCTCCTGGATCGATTCTCAGGAAAACAGTTCAGTGACTCTCGCTCTGAGCTGAACTTGAGCTCCTTGGAGCTGACAGACTCAGCCATGTATCTCTGTGCCAGCAGCGAAGACACAGCCCTGCATGATCAGATGCCTCTGGTACAAAAACACTCCTGCCCCAGCTCAGGAAGTGGCTGCCAGGGTGTCAGTTGCCCGCCAGGGAGACCCAGACCCAGGTAGAACTGGTAGACTTTCCCAGACATTCTTTCCTTTGTATGTTTTAATGCGCACAAAGATCATGCAAGATAAAGACTATTTTAACTGTTTATACATCTGAtgggaagtgacttgcccaggtcTCATATTTCCTAACTGCCAGACAAGGAATCAGAATCAAGGCTGTCCTCAACACCTGTGTTCCCTGCTCCCCATCTTTTAAAGTTCACTCCACATAGCTGTTACAGCTGACAAGTCCAAATCTGCAGGTTGGACTCATGATACTAGAGGTTCTGGGAGAGCTGATGTTTAAATTCAAAGGCCCAAGAACTGATGGTCCAGTCTGAAGGCCATCAGCTGAACAGTTCTCTCTTACCTGGGGGAGGATCAGACTTTTCCTTCTATACATATCTTCACTGGTTGGATGAGGCCCACTAAGACTGTGGAATGGAAGATCATCTGTTTAAAACGTTAATCTAATCTAATGTTAAAATCTAACTATTTATATGTTAacctcttccaaaaacaccctCACTTAACATCCAGAATAAAGTTTAATTAAATGTCTCTGGCACAGTCAAGGTGACACGTTCAGTTAGCCATCACACCATCTTCCTGGGTTTCATACGTATTTAATAAGCATGAAGTCCCTGGCACATAACAGGACTCTGGATTTCTTGATTCCCTTTGCTAACCTCTGACAGCCTCTTCTACCATTTCCTAGGTGCAAAGGTAGAGATGGTCATGTTTTGCCTTGAACGCCTTTAATGAAGACATCAGAAGTCCCAGTGAAAGGAATATTATGCCTAATGATTcattacatgaaataaaaaattgcaTGTAACATCTCacctcagatatttttaaatcacttttattgATATTTGAACTGTAGTTTACCAGTAAACAATGTAGGTTTTAGGGTCCCTGAGCCTCCTACAACCTTAtagtctgggggcttccctgacagctcagttgggaaagaatccacctgcaatgcagaagaccccggttggattcctgggtcgggaagatccactgcagaaggaacaggctacccactccagtgttcttgggcttcccttggggctcagctggtaaacaatctgcctggaatgcaggagaccagagctgggaagatcccctggagaagggaaaggctaccctacccactccagtattctggcctggagaatccatggactgcttagtccatgggattgcaaggagtcggacacaactgagcaactttcacttgcacATTCAAGGGTGTATCTGAGAttccacatccatggattcaaccaatctCAGCTGTTCAGTATCTTAgtgcatatttattaaaatatgcacCCACAAGTGGACCCACTCCATTCCaacttgtgttgttcaagggtcaggtGTATATTCACACTGTATAATGAAGAGATATATGGTTTgatcaataaatatgtatatgctgATGAAACATCTGTCCCTTTAAGACAGAGAGCATTTTATCACCAGATATTCCCTCAGGCCCCATTCCCGGGACTCTCTCCTTCCCTGACAACCAACAGTGTGATTTCTGTTGCAGTAGATTTGTTTTGTTCATGCATCTTTTTAGTGAAAACTTAATGTCTATACCCATCAGAACAATTCCGTTTTAGCCTGAAGCTAAATATGTAAGACAGTTAAGTGCTCCTGGAAAATGTTATAATTACAAAGTGCTTAAAACCACATGAGATACCATTTCCATGTGACGGACAATCCTAACTGGGGATTGATGGTTTGATTAAATGACCATCAAAGGTCTTACCAGCTGGTACAGGctgtttttgtaaaatttattgactcaatttcatagattttttttttctcatgaatccttttactgaaatcattttataatgattttttgtTAATATTCTATGGGAAACAACTTAGCAAGGCTTCAGATTCACGCACTGGGTCCTGGGCTGGCCTGACCACCAGCAGCAGTTGTATCCGTGAGTGATAATTCCATGTGGGAGAAGGGTTCCTATGACTCGATCCCAAGGATTCAGGCCACATGCCTTGATCCGGAAAGAATCGTTTCTTCTGGCCTGGCCTGGATATGACCCCCTTTACTGTGTGCTTCTGTCTCCTggaccagagaagtcctgagcaCATGCATGGAACCAGTCGAGGGCTTGCCAGGCCCAGATTCAAGGCTGGTTGTTGTGGTTATGACGTGAGGGTCCTTTTTTGTTTCTCGCTTTAGTTTCAGTGTCTTTCTGTCCCAAGACCAGGAGTATTTAGTCACCCAGACATTAGACGTGTGGTCATGCTAAAGGGAAACCGACCATCAGGAGGGCACAGCAGGTCTAAAATCATGTAACCAGGATCTGGCACATACTTTGCAGAGTCCATGGTTCAAAGACTACTGAGAATTTGAAGATCCCGACAGAGAGCATCGCTCTAAGTACAGGATCCTTTTGAGTGGGGGGTTTGTGCAACAAGGTACACTCTAGGGCTCAAGGATATCAATTTATTACTGGTAGTCATGCTCCACAAGCAAGTATTCCCATGGGGTGGATGTCTCACATAAAGTCAGAGCACTTTTCATTTATCCTGGCGTCTGGCACTTCGCCCCAAATCCCTCTCATATATATCTTTCTTTGTTCCAAAATGCCATCCGCATTGAGCAACCAGCTTCTGGCCACAAACAAGGTTCTGTCTTAGGGCTGTGGTGGTTCTACTtgctgtgtcccctccctgcACCCTCAGACTCGGGAAGCACAAACTTTGGGGAACGTGAAGGCGCTGTACCTGCATTTGGCAGGTGTCCTGTCTGTTAGTGAACTGAGAAGAAATAGAGCCAAGTGATTTCTCAAATAGTAATGAGTCTGCCCTACAGTTAAGGAACCAGACACCAAAGAATCACTGTAGGTGAGAGGACAGGAGCAGGACTGGGTCAGTTGAGCAAAGAGGAAACAACACTTGAGGGAGTATTCAGGATGCATGGGGCATAAAGGACAGCAGGAAGCCCTAAGGATTTCCTCTGAGATTCAAAACTACAGAAATATGTAGACAAATAAGCTAATATACAAAATAAGGAATTATCTCTGGAGTAAAATATACATGAAACATACAAACTACTGTAAGGAAAGGTTACAACACTTTGTAAGACTTATGGCTGTTCAGACCATGTCCAAGAAATCTGTCCAAGCCATCTCCCTGTTCTAATCAACTTTGATTTGAGCCTCTAGGGGAAGAGGCATGGCCGCCATGTGACAGGTTGGCTCCAGGGCCTGGCAGGGACAGTGACATCTCAGAAGGACTCCCTGGAAAGCCCCTCTCCGCTCTCATCCACACTCGGACCAGAGGGCCCGCCGCCTGCCCCGCCCCAGCCATgagcccctgcctcctgggctgtgtggtcttctgtctcctgcaggcaggtgaGTCCTGGGGGCAGGGTCCCCTTCGGGGTGCCAGCACTAAGCCTGTCCACTGtgactgcagcatcagtcctccttCTCCACAGGGGCGGTCCATGCTGGTGTCACTCAGGACCCCAGATTCCAGATTGTGAGGAGAGGACAGAGCACGACACTGACATGTACTCAGGATCTGGGTCATAACTATAGGTACTGGTACCGACAAGACCTGGGACACGGGCTGAGGCTGATCTATTATTCTGCTGGGCCTACCACAACAGAGATAGGAGACGTGCCCAACGGGTACAGAGTCTCCAGATCAAGCAAAGAGAACATTCCTCTCACGCTGGAGTCTGCCAACCGCTCCCAGACATCTGTGTACTTCTGTGCCAGCAGGTACTCCACAGTGCTGCATGGCCACCTCCCCTCTGTGCAAAAAGACAGGGTGTCCAAGTGAAAGCTCCTAGCACCGGGAGCCTCAGGACTTGGTTAGCCATGTGCCTGCAGTGTGACCCTAGGTGTGTGGACTAGGCTGACCCAAACTTCACTCAGGGACTCCGAGACATATGTCCACCATCCATCTCTGTCTTTCCCCTGCATCCTCCCTGTGAACCAAGAAGATGTTTCTCCAGCTCTGACTGCTAGTCATCACCTGAGCCTGAGACCTCCAGGAGGGAAGGTTGCTGGTAAATTAGATAAAAACAGATCACCTTGTCTCACTTCAATGATTCTGTCTGGAAGGCTCTGCCCGATTGGCTCTCACGTGGTCTCCGCTCTTGCCCACCTTTCTTGGGTGGGCAGGACATtcctctcctcacctccctgGCCCCCTCTACCACACCCATGCTGCTCGTCCATCATCCGGGTCATGTCCCTTCCCAAGTCACACGGAAGCCTTTAAAGTGCCCTCTCCACATGGTCTGCTTTGAGCAAGTTGTCTGGAGTCATCAAAGAGAAATCAGCTTCAGTTAATTATCAATTATCCAAATCTCATGTGAGTCCATCTGAAGGAGAGACTGGCTTTCTATGTACATCCTCCCGCCCCCGACTTCCTCAGCATCTCACCTAACCGCAGCCAGCTTGGCATCACCTCCCTCATCAAAATCTTCTCAAAGTCAAAATGTATCTTCCATTGCCCCATTATATCAAGATTTCATAAGTGCAGAAATATATGAGCTCGTATATATAAAACCTCTTTACAAAATGTATCAACTAGAATTTGGAAATGCTTAATTTATACAAGACATCTGGAAATACATGTATCCGATTAATCAGAGGTAGGTATGGAATACAGGTTTCCAGGCAGATTCGTGTGAAATCCTCAGAGTGTTTATTTTATGGCGATTATTTCCATCTTAGCTAAGTACCATCATTGCAGTGGTGCAGCGATTCTTTCCTTCTTAGTAACAATATCAGATCATTGAGTCTTCAACTTCCAGAGGCTAAGAGTAGATTTGAAGATGAACCCTAATTCAGCCAGTATGGGAAGGCAGTAGAAcacaagaatgtgtgtgtgtgagtgtgtgtgtgtgtgtgtgagtaagtgtgtgtgtgtgagtaagtGTGTGggagagtgtgtgagtgtgtattaaGCTTGTGGGGGTGTGTACCCTTTAGGCAGAGGACACAAATCCATGAGGCTGTGAACCACTGGCAAGTAGGAGGCACTGTGGGCCCTTGTAACCAGGTGAGCTGGAGGGGTTGAGGGTCACCCAGCAGAGGGAGCTTTAGGGAACCTTAACTACATGCCTGTGTCAGGGAACAGGCTCGAGTTCCCTGAGTGATCCTGGGACACATGGAGCCAGCACAGACTCCTCTGTGCCAGGGAAGTGGGGACGTGCCTGGAGCTTCAGGATGTACTCCGGGGGGCCTGCATGGGAAGTGGAGGGTGAGGGTTCCGGGCGGCTGCTGAGGGCTTGGTGACGAGTGTCAGGAAGGAGCAGAGAGGGGAGAACAAGCCATATTGCGGACATAAGGAGACATGGGGGGAGTGCACACTTCAAACCCGCCCTTTGCTGAgtggctgtgcagcacagggaagggCACAGAGGAGCTGGCCCTGCATATTGGTAAGGGGTCCAGATTGGACAAGGGCAGCCTGCAGAGACACAGAGCAGTGAGGTCATAGGCAAATGCTCCAatcagggaagcaggagggtcAGCACTTTACACCACACACCCAAGGAGCCCCGCCCCAGCCAGCAGCAGTCTTGGGTTCCTGATGCGGCCATgtgctccaggctcctcagcTGTGTGACTCTCTGCGTCCTGGGAGCAGGTGAGTCCTGGACACAGTGTGGGAGCTTCTGAGATGTCTTTGCCTCCCTGAGATAGAAGCCTGGCAATGAGGGCTGCAGCAGGaggcttccctgtgctctgcCCTCAGCTTCCTTCTGTCTCCTCCCCAACAGGCCTGGTGGATTCTGGGGTCACCCAGACCCCCAAATACCTGATCAAATCAAGAAAGCAGCAAGTGATTCTGAGATGTTCCCCTGAATCTGGACACCGCTCTGTGTACTGGTACCAACAGGTCCTGGGCCAGGGCCCCCAATTCCTCATTCAGTATTACAACAcgcaagagaatgagaaaggaaatatatCAGATCGATTCTCAGGAAAACAGTTCAGTGACTCTAGCTCTGAGCTGAACTTGACTTCCTTGGAGCTGACGGACTCAGCCGTGTATCTCTGTGCCAGTAGCCAAGACACAGCCCTGCATGATCAGGTGCCTCTGGGACAAAAACTCTCCTGCCCCAGCTCAGGAAGTGGTGGTGAGCGTGTTGGCTGCCAGTGTGCCAAGCCCAGTCTCTGCTAGAGCAGTAGATTTTCCCAGACATTCATTTCTTGATATGTTTTAATGCTCACCAAGATCATGCAAGATAAGTATTATTTTAACTGCTTATACATCTGAGGCGATGTGAATTGCCCAGATCTCATACTTCATAGCTGTTACAGCTAGGATTGCAGCTCCGGTTTCTTCTCAACACTTGTGGTTCCTTTCCTCATGGAAAGGTCTCCATACAGAAAAAGTTATATATGTGTATTGGGTTATGTGTAAGACGATACATTTTGGGGCTCTATGATATGAATTGTTATTCAGTGAATGGCAGCCACGCATCACAAGGAGGTATTCCCGTGAAAAGAATGTCTCAAATAAAAAAGAGTGTTTTTCCCTTATGCTGGTGTGGGCCCCATCTTGCCATTTCGCTCCTAAGTCTGCCTTCCTTTTTGCCAATACGTCATCCTGTGCTGGGCAAACAACTTCTCTCCACCCAGAAAGGTGGGTCATAGGCCTGAGGGCGCTCTGCTTGCTCACTCTCCTGACATGGGAAGCAGGGGTTCCTGTGAACATGAAGGAGCTGTACCTACGTTTGGCTGGTGGACTGTCTGTCAGTGAGAGGATAAGAACAGATCGAAACAATTCCACAAATGTTGATGAACCTGTGATGAGGTTGGGAGCAGAAACCTAGAGAAACATGGTAGGTGGAGGGCCATTCTCAGGACTGCGAtcaattaaagcagaaataggccTTAAATTCCTACTGGGACACATATCATAAAGGAGAGCAGGAAGCTAGAGGGAATTTCCCAAGATGCAGAGCTATAGACAAATTAAAGTAATATAcacatttatgaaaaattatttctggAATAAAGTATAGATAAAATCTCAAACTGTTTACAGAAAGGTTACAACAACTTGTAAGGCTCAAGTCCATTGATCTGGACGGGTTTTCCTGTTGTGAACTCTTTATTCAGGTTCATTTCTGATTTGAGCCCCAGGGGGAAGGGGCGTGACCCCTGAGTGACAGATTGGCTCTGGGGCCTGGCAGGGACAGTGACATCTCAGAAGGACTCCCTGGAGAGCCCTTCTCCCCTCTCATCCACACACACTCCAGAGGGCCCTCCTCCTGCCCCGCCCGGCCATaagcccctgcctcctgggctgtgtgGTCTTCTGGCTCCTGCAGGCAGGTGAGTCCTGGGGGGCAGGGTTCCCTTCGGGGTGCCAGCACTAAGCCTGTCCACTGTGACTGCAGCATGGCTCCTCCTTCTCCACAAGGGCGGTCCATGCTGGTGGCTCTCAGGACCCCAGATTCCAGGTCGTGAGGAGAGGACAGAGCACGACACTGAGATGTACTCAGGATCTGAGCCACGATTATATGTAATGGTACTGAAAAGACCTGGGACATGGGCTAAGACTGATCCATTACTCAGATGGCCCTCCCACCACGGAACAAGGAGACGTGCCCGAAGGCTACAGCATCTCCAGATCAAGCACAGAGAACTTCCCTCTCACCCTGGAGTCTGCCAACCTCTCCCAGACATCTGTGTACTTCTGCGCCAGCAGTTACTCCACGGCGCTGCACGGCCACCTCCTCTCTGTGCAAAAAGACAGGGGGTCCAAATGAAAGCTTCTAGCACCGGGAGCTTCAGGGCTTGGTTAGCCATGTGCCTGCAGTGTGACCCTAGGTGTGTGGACTAGGTTGACCCAAACCTCACTCAGGCACTCTGAGACATGTGTCCACCATCCATCTGTCTTTTCCCTGCATCCTCCCTGTGAACCAAGAAGATGTTTCTCCAGCTCTGACTGCTAGTCATCACCTGAGCCTGAGACCTCCAGGAGGGAAGGTTGCTGGTAAATTAGATAAAAACAGATCACCTTGTCGCACTTCAATGCTTCTCTCTGGAAGGTTCTCCCCAACTGGCTCTCATGTAGTCTCCGTTCTTGCCCATCTTTCTTGGGTGGGCAGGACATtcctctcctcacctccctgGCCCCCTCTACCACTCCCATGCTGCTCCTCCCTCATCCGGGTCATGTCCCTTCCCAAGTCACACGGAAGCTTTTAAAGTGCCCTCTCCACATGGTCTGCTTTGAGCAAGTTGTCTGGAGTCATCAAAGAGAAATCAGCTTCAGTTAATTATCAATTATCTGAATCTCATGTGAGTCCATCTGAAGGAGAGACTGGCTTTCTATGTATATCCTCCCGCCCCCGACTTCCTCAGCATCTCACATAACCTTGGCCATCTTGGCACCACCTCCCTCATCAAAATCTTCtcaaagtaaaaatatatcttcCATTGCCCCATTATATCaagattttataaataagtgAAGAAATATAAAAGTTCGTATATATAAAAACTCTTTACAAAATGTATCAACTAGAATTTGGAAATGCTTAATTTATACAAGACATCTAGAAATACATGTATCTGATTAATCAGAGGTAGGTATGGAATTCAGGTTTCCAGGAGATTCACGTGAGATCCTCAGAGTGTTTATTTTATGGCGATTATTTCCATCTTGGCTAAGTACCATCTTTGCAGTGGTGCAGCGATTCTTTCCTTCTTAGTAACAATGTCGGATCATTGAGTCTTCAACTTCCAGAGGCTAAGAGTAGATTTGAAGATGAACCCTAATCCAGCCAGGATGGGAAGGCAGTAGAACACTGgaatgtgagtgtgtgagtgtgtgtatgtgtgagtgtgaatGTGTATTAAGCTTGTGGGGTTTCTGTACCCTTTAGACAGAGGACGCAAATCCATGAGACTGTGAACCACTCTGGCAAGCAGGAGGCACTGTGGGCCCTTGTAACCAGGTGAGCTGGAGGGGTTGAGGGTCACCCAGCAGAGGGAGCTTTAGGGAACCTTAACTACACGCCTGTGTCAGGGAACAGGCTTGAGTTCCCTGAGTGATCCTGAGACACATGGAGCCagcacaggctcctctgtgccaggGAAGTGGGGACGTGCCTGGAGCTTCGGGATGTACTCAGGGGGGCCTGCATGGGAAGTGGAGGGTGAGGGGTCCAGGCGGCTGCTGAGGACTTGGTGACGAGTGTCAGGAAGGAGCAGAGAGGGGAGAACAAGCCATATTGTGGACATATGGAGACATGGGGAGAGTGGACACTTCAAACCCACCCTTTGCTGAggggctgtgcagcacagggaagggCACAGAGGAGACAGCCCTGGGTCCTGCCAAGAGGTCAGTGGACAAAGGCAGCCTGCAGAGACCCAGAGCAGTGAGGTCATAGGCAAATGCTCCAatcagggaagcaggagggtcAGTGCCTTACATCACTCACCCCAGGAGACCCTCCCCCAGCTAGTGGTAGTCCTGGGTTCCTGATGCTGCcatgggctccaggctcctctgctgtgtgACCCTCTGCCACCTGGGAGCAGGTGAGTCCTGGATACAGTGTGGGAGCTTCTGAGATGTCTTTGCCTCCCTGAGATAGAAGCCTGGTGACGAGGGCTGCAGCAGGAGGCTTCCCCTGTGCTCTGCCCTCAGCTTCCTAGTCTGCACCCTAACTGGCCTGGTGGATTCTGGAGTCACCCAGACCTCCAAGTACCGGATCAAATCAAGAAAACAGCAAGTGATACTGAGATGTTCCCCTGAATCTGGACACCACTCTGTGTACTGGTACCAAcaggccctgggccagggccCCCAATTACTTGTTAGTATTACAACAGGGAAATGatacaaaaaggaaagatatcagaTCGATTCTCAAGAAAACAGTTCAATGACTTTCGCTCTGAGCTGAACTTGACTTCCTTGAAGCTAACAGACTCAGCCGTGTATCTCTGTGCCAGCAGCCAAGACACAGCCCTGCATGATCAGGGGCCTCTGGGACAAAAACATTCCTGCCTCAGCTCAGGAAGCGGTGGTGAGCATGTCGACTGCCTGCCTTCCTGGCCCAGGCCAGGCAGAGTGGACAGTCTTCCCCAGATATTCATTTCTTGATATGTTTTAATGCTCACAAAGATCATGCAAGGTAGGTATTATTTTAACTGTTTATACATCTGAGTGAACATGAATCGCCCAGATCTCATACTTCATATTGTTATAGCAAGGACTCTGACTCAAGTCTGTTTTCAACACTTGTGGTCTCTTTTCCCCAATGAAACTGTCTCCCTACAGAACAAATTAGATATGCATATGGGTTACATGAAACAAGATAGAATTTGGGGCTCTATGATATGAATTGTTATTCCTGAATGGCAGCCACGGATCACAAGGAGGTATTCCCATGGGTGGAATGTCTCAAATAAAAACAGCATTTTTCATTACCCTGGCGTCTGCACCTCCCTCCATGTCCCTCCTAAGTCTGCATTCCTTTGTGTCAATACACCATCCTGTGCTGGGCAACCAGCTTCTCTCCACCCAGAAAGGTGGGTCACAGGCCCGAGGGGGCTCTGCTTATCCCTCCCCTGAGATGGGAGGCCCTGGATCCTGTGAACATGAAGGACTGTACCTGCTTTGGCTGGTGGACTGTCTTGTCAGTGAATTGATAAGAAATAGACCCAACAAGTCCTCAAATGTTGATGAGCTTGCGATGAGGTTGGGAACAGATCCCTGGATAAACATGGTGGGTGGAGGGACGTTCTCATGTCTGTGGTCAATTAAAGTGGAAACAGGCCTTGAAGTCCTCTTGGGACACATGAGTTGTAAGGGCAGCAGGAAGCCAGAAGGATTCCGCAAGATTAAAAACTACagaaatatgcacatatataaacgtaatacatatattaatgaaaaattatgtCTGGTCTAGAACATACCAAAAATTTAACCAGTTTTACGAAAAGGTTACATCAACTTGGAAGGCTTACGTCCGTTGAGCTAGATAGGTCTCCCTGTTATGAACTGTTCACGCAGGTTTGATAGCTTATGCTGAAAGGTGTCGGATTC is a window encoding:
- the LOC133246843 gene encoding dynein light chain 1, cytoplasmic-like; translated protein: MTEEMQRDSVECATQALEKYNTEKDITTHIKESDKKYNPVWHCIVGRNFCSYVTYETKDFICFYLGQVANLLFKSG